The DNA window ATCACTCCGTAATCCCTCTTTCCAAGGTGTCCTCAACAGGAACAGACTTCCAGTTAAAGCCAATGAGTGTTGAGAACCTTTTAATGAATCTTATCCTTCAAGAACTGCCTTATCATCTGTGATCCTTGGGCCTGTTTTAGGAAGAAAtgtaaattcattttacataacGCAAATCCCTTTTCAGTTCACATGAATCCAGGGGTGCAGTACATAAAGTGAGCACATGCATGGGAGCAATAAACAGTGCCTAGTgcaggggtggccaacctgtggctccagagcctcatgtggctctttaggccgcctgcaggggctccccatggctgagacataaaaaattatatacatatttttacattaaaatgttcatttatcaatggtgtggaccaaaagctatttgtattcctcaattgtacaattgtatagcctttttacagcatattaaaaaagttttgacatttaagtcaactaaaatgtgcttcatagcttacgaaagtctcctgcccggcgccttaacctttaagttttgccaactttgagtttagttttgaattCCTTGAGATGgacttttcaaaatcatattaataaatgctcaatatgactataaataatgttggtaggctaatttagacttattaggctgtttaattttaattttaggctcaatataaggtttgcagctccattccgtgatttttctttttttttggccaacagtggctctttagttagtaaaggttgcccaccccccccccctggCCTAGTGTAACGAAAAGTGTTTCTGCTCCTCTTTCAGGTTGATGGTCTTGCAGGACTTATCCTTTGCTCTGGAGTTGTTGTGGCAGCGGGCAATGAGCCATTCCGATTAGGAAAATACAGTTTTCAAGGAGTGGGCCAGATGGCACAAGTGATGTACGTAGATAGTGCGGAACCATCCATGTTACAGCCCAGAACTCGTAAGTGTTAACCAATTCTACTATAAATTGAAACAAGTTATCCTGTTGTCCTTCAATATTTGaaaattttctttctctttgtccCCCAACccccccttttctttttcacaaacACCTCCAACCAAAGAGAACAACAAATCTTTCTCAAGTGGAAGAGGCTCGAGGAATTTTTCTTTATCATCAGAGAGATATATCGTCAACCGGATAAACAAGTCTAGAAATGTGAGCATGAACGGACCCCTTCATCACCACAATGGATCATTTGAGACAGATGTCAACCACCGTCACACGTCTGTGGAGACGTATGGAAGTGGGCGAGTGGATAACGAGCATCCAGCTAGCCGCGTACCTCGCGACGATGACATTGAAAAGTCTTTCCGTGTAAATCAAGACGGCAGCATGACTGTGGAGATGAAAGTTCACCTGACCattagagaggaggagatgcTCCACTGGACTACCACACTCAGCCGCTCCAGCCTTAGTAAGGGGACAATTTGTGCCTCAATTTCAGAGTCAGGAAACAGCTCGCCTGACTCAAACAATGCCTTTGCCAAAGACTCTTCGAGCATGAGTGATGATGAAATGAAAGAGGAGAACCATCCTGCTGGAGCAAGAACCTTGGGAAAAACCGGTTTCAAACGCACTCCAACACCGGGTCCTCGGCATGTTACGAAGAAGGCATCTGTTGAGAGCGTGAAGACGGTGACGGAGTCAGGGGTTCAGGAGAACACCCTTGGACATTATTCCTACATGGAGAGGACGGCTGATGGCGAGACGACTGAGGGATACTGCATTCTCAGACACAGCAGCAACACCAACAGGCCAATCCCTAAACCTCGAAAAACGGCTTCTGCCGGGGCAAGGCAAGGCTCACACTCCTCCCTCATGTCctcaggaggagcagaggtCCTTCAAATACAGAATAATGGGACGGAGGTTAGAGAGACTGTCATGCATATTTATGAGAGTCAAGGATGCTACGACAACTATGTTGCAAATGAGGAATATGGTGCAGATGGTGCACCTTTGAATGGCTCCACTCCAGCAGCAGAAAGCAAACCGTTCCCTGACTCAGAGCGGGGTTCATCCAGCAATGATAGTGATATCGATTTTAGCTGGCAGCCACCCACTAATGGCTCACTccaaagacagaaagaggagaTGTTATCATTGTCATCAGAGCCAATAACTCCAACAAATGAGGTTACTCCAACAAGCTCACAAATACAGGAGACGAAAAGAAAAGGCAAACGTCCCAACGGTGAGACGAAGAAAAAGATGGATAAACCTTCACGGAATCAGAAAAGTTCAACTTCCACAAGCAGCTTAGATAAAAAGCAAAAGGATAGAATAGTTAGCCCCtccaaaaatagcaaacattcaTCTACAGACAAAATCAGCAGCAATGCCAGTGTGGGAAAAAAGAGTTCATCAGAAAGTGCTAAAAGTGTTCAAAAGAATAGAGGAGCCATTAAAATCAAGAAAGTGAGTAAGGATGAAAAGACAGCCAGCAAAGGGCAAGCCTTATTAGTTGACACTGAAAATGTAAGGAAGACTCCACCTAAGAGacaaaacatgagtaaaacaGCTGGTAGAGAAAATGGCCATAATGTAAATACACCAACTGTTAGGCCTCAAATGAGAAAGAACATATCAGACATTTTACAACCCAAAAAATCACTTTTGCCTGGCAAAAAGACAATTAGCAAGCCCAAATCCATGATAGAAAACAGAACCCCATCACCTAAAAAGTCTTCAGAGTTGAGTGAGAGTTTGTCGATGCCTTCTCTCAACCCTTCACCTGCTCAAATCCATCAATATGTTGAGAACTGGTTGGAGAAAGTCAGTCCAGACCCGGTGCCATACACCGAGGACGCCATCACAGAGGAATCTGAGTCTCAGACGAAAGTCGTATTTCAGATCGGTGGTGATACAGAATCAAATGAAAAGAGCGACGGCCCTCATTCATCACCTGAAGATGCTATCAAGAAATCACCTTCTTGTCTAACAGTACCTCATTTTCAGGAAGCTACAACTCTGGTGCACAATGAACAGTATGAGAGAGGTCTATGTGCTTCAATGCCGAGTGTCAGAGTCGATGCTGTGcaccaggagaacaggctgaggCCACATAAATCCGCCTTGGCCCTTAGACTGGATGACAACGAATCACCTTCATCTACATCCAATGTTTTGGATACGAGAGAAAATATTAAACCTATCCTGCGGGAACTTTATTCATCGATTCACTGCATCAGAAGTGCATCTGAAATTGACACGACAGCCAACCTGGAGAAGTCCAATAGCCTTCCTGATTTCTCCCAACAAGTGGCGTTAGTGTTTGGCTCGTCATGTAAAGCCTTCATGTCATTCTTATCTGTGATGACTCTGCGAGATCACCTAACGGGATCTGTGCCAGCGGAAGTCAACCCATCAAGAAGCTCCTCCGAGGCCATGCTGATGATGGGATCCCTCCAGAAAATTTCTGCCattgaggatgaggaggagttGAGGGCAAGTTTGACGGATCTGCAGAGCAGAGCATCTTCTCAGTTTAGAGAACGCTGGAGGGACTTCCAGGTCATGAGAGAAAGGCTCGAAAGTGAACCGCTGTCTCCCAGAATTTCAGAAACAGAATTCGCCCTGGATGTTGTCTCTGAAGTGGGGGATGCATTTGACGATATTGACGAGCTGATGGATGAGCTAAATATGCCGCCAGACCTCAGAGCAGAAATTTCTTTAGTACTCCAACAAGCGAAAACTTTTTATCCTGTAGATGAGAGCACTTTTGTAGAGACTGAAATAAATCAGTCGGACACGGAGGAAGACGTGGAAAAATTTGTTGAAGAATGCACCgatgacacaaaacaatcacCAGAGCCCGATACGATCTCCACAGCTGAGGACATTAATCAGACAAAACAGGGTGATGAAAATGGAGAGACAGATAACATAAAAGAAATACAATCTGTGCATTCTGATCAGGCCAAGATGATGACAGAGTCAGAGCAAGAACCTGATAAAGAATCACAAAtatcacagacagaaagagcTGAGCCCTTaacagaggaagagaaggaggaagaggaacaagtagaggaggatggagggggTGTGAATGATACAGAGGATGGACATACACAAGAagtagatgatgatgatgatgatgatgctgtagAGAGGGAACAGggagaaagggaaagagaggaagaggctgAAGAAGAGGCAGAGACAGAAGAACAAATGGATGACATGGGTCAGGAGGAAGCAGAAGTTGAAAAAGGAAATACAGAGAAGGAAGAACCTCTTCAGGACATAGAGGAAGGGACAGATGACGAGATGACAGGGGAAGAGAAGGAAGAGGGGGAGAAATCAGAAGAAGTAGAGGAGGAGTTAACGGATCAGGAAGTTCAAGGTGCAAGAGAGGATGGCAGTGTTGAagagacagatgagagagagggtGCTGAGGggacagaggaggaagagagaggggaggatgAGGAGGCAGATGAGGAAGGAAAGGGGGAGGAACTGGGAACTGAGGAAGAGGCAGATATAGTAGGATATATCATTGAAGaagtggaggaagaggatgaagagggaAACAAGGTTATTGGGGAGACAAATGAAGGAGAGGAAGTTGTAAATATTgaagtggaggaggaagaggaagacgcAGATGAAGTTATTGGGGAGACAAatgaaggagaggaaagaaaaacgatagaagaagtagaagaagaagaagaaggagaaggagaagaagaagaagaagaagaaaaagagatttGGGGGGGAAATGAAGGAGAGGAAGTGGGAAGTATTGAagcggaggaggaagaggaggaaaaagaagCAGATGAGGTTATTGGGGAGATAAATGTaggagaggaaataaaaagtatagAACAGGTagaagagggagaagaagaagaagaagaagaagcagatgaGATTATTGGGGAGATAAATGaaggagaggaaataaaaagtatagaagagggagaagaagaagaagaagaagaagaagaagaagaagatgagatTATTGGGAGGACAAATGAAGGAAAGGAAGTGGGAAATATTGATgtgggagaggaagaggaggaagaagaagcagatgAGGTTATTGGAGAGACAgatgagagagggaaagaaggaCATTTCGAAGAatttgaggaggaggaggaggaggaggaggaggaggaggacgaggagaacgacgaagaaaaagaggcagatGAAGAAGGGGAAGTAGAAAATGTCATTgaagaagtggaggaggaggaagagcaggaagaagaagcagatgtTGAGGAGGAACCAGAGGAAGGTGGCGAGGTTATTGAAGAGGAAAGCAATGAGGAAGAGGAAGTTAATGAAGTTAGTGAGGATAAAGATGAGGATGAAGATGTAGAAAATGTAATTGAAGagatgcaggaggaggaggaagaggaagaggaagaggaagaagaaacagATGTGGTTACTGTGAAAGATGTAGAGGAGGAGGTTACTGGGGGAaaagatgaggaagaggagaaacctGAGGTGGTAACTGTGGAAAAcaatgaggaggaagaggaggaggaagaggtggagAAAGATGGCAGGAACGTTGAGGTTATAGATATAGAAGAAAGGGGGGTTAcagatgaggaagaggaagaggaagacatTTACAAGAGTattaaagaggaagaaaagtgCAGCGAGGGTGAGGAGAGCAGGAAAGAGCTGGAGAGAACAGGAAACAATCTTGAGAAAgaatcagaagaagaagaagaagaagaagaagaagaaggtgtaGAGGAGATAAAAGAACATATGGAAACAGAGCAAAGGcaggatgaagaggagagggaaaatgatgaggaggatgagagTTTAGATGAGGTGGAAGAACCAAAGGAAGGAGAAAATGCCAGTGATGATGCAGACAGTACTCCTGGTGGTAAACATCTACTAGAGGAGGCCTCGtatctgcagcagcagagcagctgtGATGAAGCAGGCGTAGACGCAAAGGAAGCAGAACACAAGAGTGAATCATCAGCCAAATATTCCTCTGAGGGTCAGTGTGAGGATGATAAAGGGAACGGTACCGACTCTGTTAATGAACTGGAGACAGATGAGGGAGGGGAGACTCGTgagacaggcagcagcagcgtACAACACCCAGTGGAAATATCACAGGAATTGCTTGACTTTGTTAACTCTGCCCTGCAGTCTTCATCGCTCATATTCACATATGACGATCGGGGGAACATCAGGATAGAGCCAGATAACATTAGAGTCACACCAGCTACAAAAACTGTTATTCCAAAAAGTAGAAAGGATAATTCATATGGCTTAAAGCGCCTCCCGAGTCCGTGCACCTCAGATTTGTCTGATTACAGACCAGAAACATCAGAGAGTGGTGGGTATAAAACTCAGGACTCTGTAGATATTGTTTCAGATAGTGGAGAAGAGGCTTCTCCATTCAGACGTAAGATTAATATCCCTAACGGCACAACAACTGCGGAGGACGCTAGCTCCAAACTGTCTGCTGTAAGTAATACAGATCTTTTCCAAAGCCCCCAATTAAAAAATGATGGGAGTTTCTCTTCTTGTGACTCAGGCACTAAAGCCTCAAAGGAGGATCTGTCTTATTTCAGTGCTGCAAGCTCACTAAAGGCAGAGGCTGAACCGGTCACAGAGGCCACGCAGTGCAATGCTTTCACCCCAGAGAAAGACTTAGTTGATGGGGTTTTGATCGACCAAGGCAGATGGCTGCTCAAGGAGAATCACCTCATCAGAAAATCTCCTCCAGTCTCCCAGGGAATGTACGACCAATTGGATAGCA is part of the Centropristis striata isolate RG_2023a ecotype Rhode Island chromosome 11, C.striata_1.0, whole genome shotgun sequence genome and encodes:
- the LOC131980111 gene encoding oxygen-regulated protein 1, encoding MADTPVQEPSAQELSSSSGQTLPSRPFQPISDPSASKRVCFYKSGDYKFSGHRMVINARTFKTFDALLDALSKKVPLPFGVRTITTPRGIHLVKALDDLHDGGSYVCSDQKRVKPLNLDEVNRRQVPWNTTRPLSAARRRRQGLQFGRRSEAVTNRPARVSERVAVRTPKRLVVVKNRDPTVKRTIVLQRRTAPTFDALLDYLSQILQFPVLKLFSTDGRRVDGLAGLILCSGVVVAAGNEPFRLGKYSFQGVGQMAQVMYVDSAEPSMLQPRTQNNKSFSSGRGSRNFSLSSERYIVNRINKSRNVSMNGPLHHHNGSFETDVNHRHTSVETYGSGRVDNEHPASRVPRDDDIEKSFRVNQDGSMTVEMKVHLTIREEEMLHWTTTLSRSSLSKGTICASISESGNSSPDSNNAFAKDSSSMSDDEMKEENHPAGARTLGKTGFKRTPTPGPRHVTKKASVESVKTVTESGVQENTLGHYSYMERTADGETTEGYCILRHSSNTNRPIPKPRKTASAGARQGSHSSLMSSGGAEVLQIQNNGTEVRETVMHIYESQGCYDNYVANEEYGADGAPLNGSTPAAESKPFPDSERGSSSNDSDIDFSWQPPTNGSLQRQKEEMLSLSSEPITPTNEVTPTSSQIQETKRKGKRPNGETKKKMDKPSRNQKSSTSTSSLDKKQKDRIVSPSKNSKHSSTDKISSNASVGKKSSSESAKSVQKNRGAIKIKKVSKDEKTASKGQALLVDTENVRKTPPKRQNMSKTAGRENGHNVNTPTVRPQMRKNISDILQPKKSLLPGKKTISKPKSMIENRTPSPKKSSELSESLSMPSLNPSPAQIHQYVENWLEKVSPDPVPYTEDAITEESESQTKVVFQIGGDTESNEKSDGPHSSPEDAIKKSPSCLTVPHFQEATTLVHNEQYERGLCASMPSVRVDAVHQENRLRPHKSALALRLDDNESPSSTSNVLDTRENIKPILRELYSSIHCIRSASEIDTTANLEKSNSLPDFSQQVALVFGSSCKAFMSFLSVMTLRDHLTGSVPAEVNPSRSSSEAMLMMGSLQKISAIEDEEELRASLTDLQSRASSQFRERWRDFQVMRERLESEPLSPRISETEFALDVVSEVGDAFDDIDELMDELNMPPDLRAEISLVLQQAKTFYPVDESTFVETEINQSDTEEDVEKFVEECTDDTKQSPEPDTISTAEDINQTKQGDENGETDNIKEIQSVHSDQAKMMTESEQEPDKESQISQTERAEPLTEEEKEEEEQVEEDGGGVNDTEDGHTQEVDDDDDDDAVEREQGEREREEEAEEEAETEEQMDDMGQEEAEVEKGNTEKEEPLQDIEEGTDDEMTGEEKEEGEKSEEVEEELTDQEVQGAREDGSVEETDEREGAEGTEEEERGEDEEADEEGKGEELGTEEEEEDEEGNKVIGETNEGEEVVNIEVEEEEEDADEEEEEEEDEENDEEKEADEEGEVENVIEEVEEEEEQEEEADVEEEPEEGGEVIEEESNEEEEVNEVSEDKDEDEDVENEEEKPEVVTVENNEEEEEEEEVEKDGRNVEVIDIEERGVTDEEEEEEDIYKSIKEEEKCSEGEESRKELERTGNNLEKESEEEEEEEEEEGVEEIKEHMETEQRQDEEERENDEEDESLDEVEEPKEGENASDDADSTPGGKHLLEEASYLQQQSSCDEAGVDAKEAEHKSESSAKYSSEGQCEDDKGNGTDSVNELETDEGGETRETGSSSVQHPVEISQELLDFVNSALQSSSLIFTYDDRGNIRIEPDNIRVTPATKTVIPKSRKDNSYGLKRLPSPCTSDLSDYRPETSESGGYKTQDSVDIVSDSGEEASPFRRKINIPNGTTTAEDASSKLSAVSNTDLFQSPQLKNDGSFSSCDSGTKASKEDLSYFSAASSLKAEAEPVTEATQCNAFTPEKDLVDGVLIDQGRWLLKENHLIRKSPPVSQGMYDQLDSTSLDTGQDNTSLDSPTHCKAQPSPLAAISSSELEEMAKPQTPKCNFFNMSHGSDSDPFLDDLSVKSGKKDASIVKGRGVRVSPTIDTSKTWASKNGSMSSFASVEFKIPDRKVHPEGESSAVARARRTSSGGGGVVQAQDSLETLHVRCGPYCPIL